CAAAACCTACTAATCATACTTTCAATATGGTTACAAAGACCCACCGGCAAGGAAAAACAACCCATGATGTATGTGGGGATGGCTTGAGCCACAGactttattaaaatttcacGCCCAGCTGTTGACAAGAACTTCTCCTTCCAACCTTTCAACTTCTTCCATACCCGCTCCTGAATGAAACTGAAAACTTGTTGTTTCGAACGACCCACAAACGTTGGCATACCAAGATACTTGGAGTGACTCTCAACCGCCTTAATCTGCAATCTTCCCTGAAGGGCATGTTTACAATCTTCTGGAACATTTCGGCTAAAAGAGAGTTCTGATTTATCCAAGTTAATAAGCTGTCCTGACGTCTGTTGGTATTCTAACAAGATTTGTTTCATGACTTCCACCTCCTGAACTGTAGACCTGAAAAAAACAATGCTATCATCCGCAAAGAAGAGATGAGATATTTCAGGCGCCTGTCGTGCAATCCTCACCCCATGCAGAGCTTGCCTTTCCTGGGCTTTCAAGATCAAACCTGAGAAAACTTCAGcgcataaaataaacaaataaggGGATAATGGATCCCCTTGACGAAGACCTCGAGAAGCCCGAAAGAAATCCCCTGGCCTGCCATTAAGTAAGACAGCAAAACTAGCAGTGGTCACACATCTCATAATAAGGCTCACCATGCTCTCCGGAAACCCCATAGCCAAGAGAATAGTGTTGAGAAAACTCCACTCAATTCTATCATAGGCTTTTGCCATATCCAGCTTCAATCCAACTACCCCATGCCGCCCTTTAGTCCTCTTCCGCATGTAATGAAAGATGTCAAAAGCAATCAGAGAGTTATCTGTAATCAGTCTTCCTGGGACAAAGGCACTCTGATAAGGCATCACAATCTCAGGGAGAACCACCTTCAACCTATTCGCCACCGTCTTGGTAATAATTTTAAAGAAAACATTACAAAGAGAGATAGGACGAAACTCGCCTGCATGCTTGGGCTTCTTCACCTTAGGAATGAGGCAAAGAAAAGTTGAGTTAAAACGACGAGGATCCTCCCCATCATTCAAAACCGGACTTAAAGTCTAACGGAACACAATCACGTGACTTAAATGTAAGCTTAAACAACAGAACCACAAAtttgtttaaatattttaaactaCAAAAAATTAAGCAAAATACAAACGACATAGTCTTCTTATACACCAAAGATATAATTCAACCAAATTCCTCTGGTgattcaatcatcatcttcttcttctgaattcgAAACAATTGATGCTCTCTTGAAAGAAGATACATCTTTTTTATACATCTTCATTTCCCTCAACGCCATCATCTTCTTTCTAATCTTTGTCACCATTCATAGTATTCACCACCTCTCATCAGCATCTACACATtacaattaaataaaaaaaataatcaaattcttaaatgcttataaaaaataataaagtaacaAATAATTACACTCAAAATGAATAAATTACtttcacaaacaaaatcattCAACCAATCTCGAGAACACACATCAAAGCAAGAAACGTTTTTCTTGGCTGAATGGTACAAACTACAAACATCTTAAATAGACACTTAAATAGTACAAACATCTTAAATATACTCaatttctctctatctctccctTCTTTTCATATCACAATCATCATTTCTCTTCTTATTTTTCTCATCGTGGGCTATCCAACAATTTCCTaacaatattaataaataaaaataattttatgtaCTTTTAACGTCTCCACTTTTACCCATCAATTTTATGAGTTTAAAGAGGAGGGAATTATTAACTCCAGAGATTGAGATATTGATTTGGAAATACCCAACCCaccaaaatattaaaaaaggaaattattaaCTCCAGAGATTGAGATATTGATTTAGCTACCCCTTAATCTTttactatttttaaaaaaaattagattaatGAGGGAGAGTAGTTAAGTTTCATACCACCAAAGTTTCCAATATACATGCTCCTAGTCCAAATGTCCAATCAAATGCTTGATCGTCTTCTGACTCCACCCATAAATCAACCGGCGCTTCCTGATTGCCGTACACCAGCGGCAAGAAGGGTGCCGATGGCAACTCCGACTTGATCTCCGGTACCGTTTCTGTGTACGCTTTGAGACTCTGAAACTCAGAATTGGAGCAACACATCAAGGAAATTCCACACTCTTTTATTTTCAACCAGTTATGACCTGTCGGTCCTGTCCCGCTACTATCTGTAGCAAAGAACTCAAAATCTTGTGCACCATCAAAACTTGAACCATGCCATAGATAAACATTATCCGATTTGGATTCCCTGATGTATTTGCTATACCACGTAGTCTTGAATTCCTTCTGTCCGGAAACAGCATTTTTCCGGTAGATTCGGCATCCTATTTTAGCACCAACCATGCTAAATCCAGCTGGAGAAAGAACAACAGAATAAATGGTGCCAAGCCAGTGGGACAAACTTGGGTCATGAGGTTTAATGGTAATTGAGGAGCTTGTGCTTCGATATTTGAACGACGACCCTGGCACTGAGGGGACACTGCTTCCTGGTAAGCAAACCGAAACACTGCTTCTTACAAATAAATTGCACAATTCAGCCCTCTTCATTGCAAGCACAACATCTTCCATAATCTGGTTATGGAGGGGTGGACATTCATTTGGTTTTATTGCATCCTGGAATGATATGTGTTTCCTCATTCCTTTCATCTTCACTGAAAAAGTCGTTAAAGTGGACACGGTCACTAGTGAGATACAGCGATCGGCGTTAAGCTCCTTGATCAACAACGGAAGCTTAGGTAGAGACCGAAGCTTCTTACATTTCTGTAACGAGAGAATCTCGAGCTTTTCAAGAAGCTTGATGCTTGTGGGCAACTTCTCCACACTGCTTCTATCAAGCCTTAATTCTTGCAATGATGACAAGGCACTGATGTTGTCTGGGAGTTCAAACAACTGCTTGCAATACTTCAGATGTAGCCGTTTTAATGATCCTAAGCCAGCAAACAGGACATGTAGCTTCTCTTTGTCAACTACTCTGCAATGAGAAATCCTTAGCTCCTCAAGAGATGTCAGGCATGATATCTCATCAGGAAGATCCTCCAGCCTTGATTCCCTTGAAGAATCTGCTTCTAGATTCAGCCACACAAGCTTGCTTAGCCGACCGATTGATGGATACAACTTTTGGACATTTGCCTTACTTAAATCCAACATTTTAATTGAATCCGACGACACTGAAAATTGCTTAAGGTCGAAACAGTGATTCACATTGAGGTTTTGCAGATTGCTTAAATGTTTTTCACTCATTAGACTCTTCAGCTTGTAGCACCTATTCAGTGTCAAAGTAACTAGTGTGTCTGTAGATAAAAGCGATGGATGAA
This portion of the Lotus japonicus ecotype B-129 chromosome 3, LjGifu_v1.2 genome encodes:
- the LOC130746543 gene encoding disease resistance protein RPP2B-like — translated: MSLEKLSTRISFRPDLLSELGSAELKYFEWTGYPSKSLPSNFCVKFLVEIRMRYSHVLQLWEGTQDLVNLETIDLSECKRLVKLPDLSKALKLKWVDLSGCESLCAVHPSLLSTDTLVTLTLNRCYKLKSLMSEKHLSNLQNLNVNHCFDLKQFSVSSDSIKMLDLSKANVQKLYPSIGRLSKLVWLNLEADSSRESRLEDLPDEISCLTSLEELRISHCRVVDKEKLHVLFAGLGSLKRLHLKYCKQLFELPDNISALSSLQELRLDRSSVEKLPTSIKLLEKLEILSLQKCKKLRSLPKLPLLIKELNADRCISLVTVSTLTTFSVKMKGMRKHISFQDAIKPNECPPLHNQIMEDVVLAMKRAELCNLFVRSSVSVCLPGSSVPSVPGSSFKYRSTSSSITIKPHDPSLSHWLGTIYSVVLSPAGFSMVGAKIGCRIYRKNAVSGQKEFKTTWYSKYIRESKSDNVYLWHGSSFDGAQDFEFFATDSSGTGPTGHNWLKIKECGISLMCCSNSEFQSLKAYTETVPEIKSELPSAPFLPLVYGNQEAPVDLWVESEDDQAFDWTFGLGACILETLVMLMRGGEYYEW